A stretch of Mesoplodon densirostris isolate mMesDen1 chromosome 7, mMesDen1 primary haplotype, whole genome shotgun sequence DNA encodes these proteins:
- the LOC132493610 gene encoding ras-related protein Rap-1b-like isoform X1 has translation MREYKRVVLGSGGAGKSALTVQFVQGIFVEKYDPMIEESYRKEQFTAMRDLYVKNGQGFALVYSITAQSVFNDLQDLREQILRVKDTDDAPMILVGNKYDLEEERVLGKEQGQNLARQWNNCAFLESSVISKINVNEIFHDLVWQINRKTPVPGKARKKLSCQLL, from the exons ATGCGTGAGTATAAGCGAGTTGTTCTTGGCTCAGGAGGAGCTGGAAAATCTGCTCTGACTGTACAATTTGTTCAAGgaatttttgttgaaaaatatgATCCTATGATAGAAGAGTCTTATAGAAA GGAACAATTTACAGCAATGAGGGATTTGTACGTGAAAAACGGACAAGGCTTTGCGTTAGTTTATTCCATCACAGCACAGTCCGTATTTAACGATTTACAAGATCTGAGAGAACAGATTCTTAGAGTTAAAGACACTGATGATGCTCCAATGATTCTGGTTGGTAATAAGTATGACTTGGAAGAAGAAAGAGTTCTAGGAAAGGAACAAGGTCAAAATTTAGCAAGACAATGGAACAACTGTGCATTCTTAGAATCCTCTGTcatatcaa aaataaatgttaatgagATCTTTCATGACCTAGTGTGGCAAATTAACAGAAAAACTCCAGTGCCTGGGAAGGCCCGTAAAAAGTTGTCATGTCAGCTGCTTTAA
- the LOC132493610 gene encoding ras-related protein Rap-1b-like isoform X2, producing the protein MREYKRVVLGSGGAGKSALEQFTAMRDLYVKNGQGFALVYSITAQSVFNDLQDLREQILRVKDTDDAPMILVGNKYDLEEERVLGKEQGQNLARQWNNCAFLESSVISKINVNEIFHDLVWQINRKTPVPGKARKKLSCQLL; encoded by the exons ATGCGTGAGTATAAGCGAGTTGTTCTTGGCTCAGGAGGAGCTGGAAAATCTGCTCT GGAACAATTTACAGCAATGAGGGATTTGTACGTGAAAAACGGACAAGGCTTTGCGTTAGTTTATTCCATCACAGCACAGTCCGTATTTAACGATTTACAAGATCTGAGAGAACAGATTCTTAGAGTTAAAGACACTGATGATGCTCCAATGATTCTGGTTGGTAATAAGTATGACTTGGAAGAAGAAAGAGTTCTAGGAAAGGAACAAGGTCAAAATTTAGCAAGACAATGGAACAACTGTGCATTCTTAGAATCCTCTGTcatatcaa aaataaatgttaatgagATCTTTCATGACCTAGTGTGGCAAATTAACAGAAAAACTCCAGTGCCTGGGAAGGCCCGTAAAAAGTTGTCATGTCAGCTGCTTTAA